The proteins below are encoded in one region of Sphaerodactylus townsendi isolate TG3544 linkage group LG06, MPM_Stown_v2.3, whole genome shotgun sequence:
- the LSMEM1 gene encoding leucine-rich single-pass membrane protein 1 isoform X2, whose translation MPQNISQAPLKIPKQAVWQENTDSAGCWTVQNSMRCHSWFFVTLIITLIVSLALVSFVIFLIVHTGDKMDDVSRKIVLEKKNIEDLKKLNDMILQHLNHTELVENLSRMQTRQSSTDLPG comes from the exons ATGCCACAGAACATTAGTCAAGCACCTCTCAAGATACCAAAACAAG cagtCTGGCAAGAGAACACAGATAGTGCTGGCTGTTGGACAGTACAAAACAGCATGAGATGCCATAGCTGGTTCTTTGTCACATTGATCATCACTTTAATTGTCAGCTTGGCACTTGTTTCCTTTGTAATATTCTTAATAG TTCACACTGGAGATAAAATGGATGATGTGTCAAGAAAAATAGTACTAGAAAAGAAGAACATTGAAGACCTTAAGAAACTAAATGACATGATTTTACAGCACCTAAACCATACAGAACTGGTAGAAAACCTCAGCAGGATGCAAACAAGACAATCAAGCACCGATCTTCCAGGCTAA
- the LSMEM1 gene encoding leucine-rich single-pass membrane protein 1 isoform X1 produces the protein MMENLSLETDLRNSYEEGKLYMVDSLNNLNEQHLRVVQSQHQTVWQENTDSAGCWTVQNSMRCHSWFFVTLIITLIVSLALVSFVIFLIVHTGDKMDDVSRKIVLEKKNIEDLKKLNDMILQHLNHTELVENLSRMQTRQSSTDLPG, from the exons ATGATGGAGAATTTGTCTCTTGAAACCGACTTACGAAACTCATATGAAGAAGGAAAGCTGTACATGGTCGATTCCTTAAACAACTTGAACGAACAGCATCTTCGTGTGGTTCAGTCTCAGCATCAAA cagtCTGGCAAGAGAACACAGATAGTGCTGGCTGTTGGACAGTACAAAACAGCATGAGATGCCATAGCTGGTTCTTTGTCACATTGATCATCACTTTAATTGTCAGCTTGGCACTTGTTTCCTTTGTAATATTCTTAATAG TTCACACTGGAGATAAAATGGATGATGTGTCAAGAAAAATAGTACTAGAAAAGAAGAACATTGAAGACCTTAAGAAACTAAATGACATGATTTTACAGCACCTAAACCATACAGAACTGGTAGAAAACCTCAGCAGGATGCAAACAAGACAATCAAGCACCGATCTTCCAGGCTAA